Proteins found in one Corynebacterium canis genomic segment:
- the glgB gene encoding 1,4-alpha-glucan branching protein GlgB: MTDSKVSSALAIPREDLNRLRNCQHHDPHGFYGWHGNVVRTRQLGAEKVELLVDGNEIPMQPIGDDIFAVEVAGEPRDYRLRITWPGFEPRVTADPYAFLPTLGETDIYLIAEGRHERLWEVLGSHLKTYTTELGEVAGTSFAVWAPNAIGVAVIGDFCGWNSSQFPMRSLGSCGIWELFLPGIGEGEVYKYAIQTQEGHRRDKADPLARLAETPPATGSVITSSNYEWNDAAWLEQREQANPDIEPMSVYEVHLGSWKQGLGYTDLATELVNYVADMGYTHVEFMPVAEHPFGGSWGYQVSGYFAPSSRWGTPDEFRALVDAFHARGIGVIMDWVPAHFPKDDWALGRFDGRALYEHPDWRRGEQKDWGTFVFDFGRHEVRNFLVANALYWCQEFHIDGLRVDAVASMLYLDYSRNDGEWEPNQYGGREHLEAVQFLQEVNATVQREHPGVLTIAEESTSWPGVTSRTEDSGLGFSFKWNMGWMNDTLEYFSKDPVHREYHHNEITFSMVYAYSEKFVLPISHDEVVHGKGSLWNRMPGDTWNKAAGLRAFLAYMWAHPGKNLLFQGQEFGQIQEWSESRSLDWGDMEGWEGEYHTGIHTLVRNLNKLYKESPALYTQDYDYAGFSWAKSDDAAHNILAFHRYGSQGEKLFCVFNFGGSSQTAYRLGVPAEGTWRMILNTDDSLYEGAGNPLPSAVETSKESWDGYERSLTLHIPAMSAQWYLFEG, translated from the coding sequence ATGACTGACTCGAAGGTCTCCAGTGCCCTCGCGATCCCCCGCGAGGATCTGAACCGTCTGCGCAATTGCCAGCATCACGACCCCCACGGTTTCTATGGCTGGCACGGCAATGTCGTACGCACCCGCCAACTCGGAGCCGAAAAGGTGGAATTGCTGGTCGATGGCAATGAAATCCCCATGCAGCCGATCGGCGATGATATTTTCGCCGTGGAGGTTGCGGGCGAGCCCCGCGACTACCGCCTCCGCATCACCTGGCCCGGCTTTGAGCCCCGCGTCACCGCCGACCCCTACGCGTTCCTGCCCACCCTCGGCGAGACTGATATTTATCTGATCGCAGAGGGCCGCCACGAACGCCTCTGGGAGGTCTTGGGCTCGCACCTGAAAACCTATACCACCGAGCTGGGCGAGGTGGCGGGTACGTCGTTCGCGGTGTGGGCTCCGAACGCTATCGGCGTTGCGGTGATCGGCGATTTTTGCGGTTGGAATTCCTCCCAGTTCCCCATGCGTTCGCTGGGCAGCTGCGGTATCTGGGAATTGTTCCTGCCGGGCATCGGCGAAGGCGAAGTGTACAAGTATGCGATTCAGACGCAGGAGGGCCACCGCCGCGATAAGGCCGACCCGCTGGCGCGCCTTGCGGAGACCCCGCCGGCGACCGGTTCGGTGATCACGTCTTCCAACTACGAGTGGAACGATGCAGCGTGGCTGGAGCAGCGCGAGCAGGCGAATCCGGACATCGAACCGATGAGCGTGTACGAGGTACACTTAGGCTCCTGGAAGCAGGGCTTGGGCTATACGGACCTGGCCACGGAGCTGGTCAATTACGTGGCGGACATGGGTTATACGCACGTGGAGTTCATGCCCGTCGCCGAACACCCATTCGGCGGCTCGTGGGGTTATCAGGTTTCCGGTTATTTCGCCCCGAGTTCGCGCTGGGGTACCCCGGACGAGTTCCGCGCATTGGTGGATGCGTTCCATGCCCGCGGCATCGGCGTGATCATGGACTGGGTGCCGGCGCACTTCCCCAAGGACGATTGGGCGTTGGGGCGTTTCGACGGCCGCGCGCTGTACGAACACCCGGACTGGCGCCGTGGCGAGCAGAAAGACTGGGGAACATTCGTCTTTGATTTCGGCCGCCACGAGGTGCGCAATTTCCTGGTAGCAAATGCGCTGTATTGGTGCCAAGAGTTCCATATCGACGGCCTGCGTGTCGACGCCGTGGCTTCGATGCTGTACCTGGACTACTCCCGCAACGACGGTGAGTGGGAGCCGAATCAATACGGTGGCCGCGAGCATTTGGAGGCGGTGCAATTCCTGCAGGAGGTCAATGCGACGGTGCAGCGCGAGCACCCCGGTGTGCTGACCATCGCCGAGGAATCCACCTCGTGGCCGGGCGTGACCTCCCGCACGGAGGACAGCGGTTTGGGCTTCTCCTTTAAGTGGAACATGGGTTGGATGAACGATACCTTGGAGTATTTCTCCAAGGATCCTGTGCACCGCGAGTACCACCATAACGAGATCACCTTCTCCATGGTGTACGCGTATTCGGAGAAGTTCGTGCTGCCCATTTCGCACGATGAGGTGGTGCATGGCAAGGGCTCGCTGTGGAACCGAATGCCGGGCGATACCTGGAACAAGGCCGCCGGCCTGCGCGCGTTCTTGGCGTATATGTGGGCGCACCCCGGCAAGAACCTGCTGTTCCAGGGCCAGGAGTTCGGCCAGATTCAGGAATGGTCGGAGTCTCGTTCCTTGGATTGGGGGGATATGGAAGGCTGGGAGGGCGAGTACCACACCGGCATCCATACGCTGGTGCGCAACCTGAACAAGCTGTACAAGGAGTCCCCCGCCCTGTACACACAGGATTACGATTACGCGGGCTTCTCGTGGGCCAAGTCTGACGACGCCGCGCACAATATCCTCGCCTTCCACCGGTACGGTTCCCAGGGCGAAAAGCTGTTCTGCGTGTTTAATTTCGGCGGTAGCTCGCAAACGGCCTACCGGCTGGGTGTGCCCGCCGAAGGCACGTGGCGCATGATATTGAACACGGACGATTCCTTGTACGAGGGCGCCGGCAACCCCCTGCCGAGCGCGGTGGAGACCTCAAAGGAAAGCTGGGACGGCTACGAGCGTTCCCTGACCCTGCACATTCCCGCAATGAGTGCGCAGTGGTACCTGTTTGAGGGATAA
- a CDS encoding alpha-1,4-glucan--maltose-1-phosphate maltosyltransferase, with translation MTGRLGIDDVRPQVSGGAHPSKAVVGEVIPVFAVVWREGHDALSATVNIKGPKTSSVAPTTRRITMQRSEHDPDQVNAIFVPDVPGDWTVRVDAWSDPMATWRHAVSAKIEAGQNAEQLANDLEHGARLFERAAQGVPKAQRPRLLKVAESLRGNGDLRARVAPGMSRDTLQLLELHPLRELLTRGKTRKVKVERREALVNSWYELFPRSTGGWDEHGNPVHGTFQTTADALERVARMGFDTVYFPPIHPIGEVNRKGRNNTLDPTPEDVGSPWAIGSKDGGHDAVHPRLGTLKDFDALIKRAKQLGLEVALDLALQCAPDHPWAEKHPEWFTVLPDGHIAYAENPPKLYQDIYPLNFDNDTEGIYNEILRVVLFWIKRGVKTFRVDNPHTKPANFWEWLIATVHETHPDVIFLAEAFTRRPRLYGLAKLGFSQSYTYFTWQTSKYELEQFGKEIATMADVSRPNIFVNTPDILHASLQYGGRGMFAIRSVLAATMSPLWGVYSGYELYEHEAVAPGSEEYNNSEKYELRPRNYEQALDNGDSLEPFITMLNKIRRENPSLQQLRNLHFHNVDNDQLIAYSKVDALTGNAVLVVVNLDPNNAQEGTVHLDLAQLGLAGSVGFDVHDQITGASYTWGEHNYVRLEPWRDVAHIFVLPEVPSQRREKLAWREVSEYHD, from the coding sequence GTGACTGGACGACTAGGAATTGATGACGTTCGCCCACAGGTTTCGGGAGGGGCTCACCCCTCCAAAGCTGTTGTCGGGGAGGTTATCCCAGTGTTCGCTGTGGTGTGGCGTGAGGGGCACGACGCGCTCTCGGCGACCGTGAACATTAAGGGACCAAAAACTTCTTCCGTGGCGCCCACGACGCGCCGCATCACCATGCAACGCAGCGAGCACGATCCCGATCAGGTAAACGCGATTTTCGTGCCCGATGTGCCGGGAGATTGGACCGTGCGCGTGGATGCGTGGTCGGACCCGATGGCAACGTGGCGGCACGCGGTGTCCGCAAAAATCGAAGCCGGGCAAAATGCCGAACAACTCGCCAACGACCTCGAACACGGCGCACGTTTGTTCGAACGTGCGGCTCAGGGGGTACCAAAGGCGCAACGCCCGCGGCTGCTCAAAGTTGCGGAGTCTTTGCGCGGTAACGGGGACCTGCGCGCCCGCGTGGCCCCCGGCATGTCTCGCGATACCTTGCAGCTTTTGGAGCTGCACCCGCTCCGCGAACTCCTTACGCGCGGCAAGACGCGCAAGGTCAAGGTGGAGCGCCGCGAGGCCTTGGTGAATTCGTGGTACGAGCTGTTCCCGCGCTCGACGGGCGGCTGGGATGAGCACGGCAACCCCGTTCATGGCACCTTCCAAACCACCGCGGACGCCCTCGAGCGGGTGGCGCGCATGGGCTTTGACACGGTGTACTTCCCGCCGATCCACCCGATCGGCGAGGTGAACCGGAAGGGCCGCAACAACACCTTGGATCCGACGCCGGAGGACGTCGGATCGCCGTGGGCCATCGGCTCGAAGGACGGTGGGCACGACGCGGTGCACCCGCGCCTGGGCACCCTCAAGGATTTTGATGCGTTGATCAAGCGCGCCAAGCAGCTGGGCTTGGAGGTGGCGCTGGACCTCGCGCTGCAATGCGCCCCGGATCACCCGTGGGCAGAAAAGCACCCCGAGTGGTTTACCGTATTGCCCGATGGGCATATCGCCTATGCGGAGAATCCCCCGAAGCTGTACCAAGATATCTACCCGCTGAATTTTGATAACGATACCGAGGGCATCTACAACGAGATCCTGCGCGTGGTGCTGTTCTGGATCAAGCGGGGTGTAAAGACCTTCCGTGTGGATAACCCGCACACCAAGCCCGCGAATTTCTGGGAGTGGCTGATCGCCACCGTGCACGAGACGCACCCCGATGTGATTTTCCTCGCAGAAGCATTTACGCGGCGGCCGCGCCTCTACGGTTTGGCCAAGCTCGGTTTCTCGCAGAGCTACACCTATTTCACGTGGCAAACCTCCAAGTACGAATTGGAACAATTCGGCAAGGAAATTGCCACCATGGCGGACGTGTCCCGTCCGAATATCTTTGTGAATACCCCGGATATTCTGCACGCATCGCTGCAGTACGGTGGGCGCGGCATGTTTGCTATCCGCTCGGTGCTGGCGGCCACGATGTCGCCGCTGTGGGGCGTGTACTCGGGCTACGAGCTCTACGAGCATGAGGCCGTGGCCCCCGGCAGCGAGGAGTACAACAACAGCGAGAAGTACGAGCTGCGCCCGCGGAACTATGAGCAGGCATTGGACAACGGCGATTCCTTGGAGCCGTTTATCACCATGCTGAACAAGATTCGCCGCGAGAACCCCTCGCTGCAGCAGCTGCGCAACCTGCACTTCCACAATGTGGATAATGATCAGCTGATCGCATACTCCAAGGTAGATGCCTTGACGGGCAACGCCGTGCTGGTGGTGGTCAACCTCGATCCCAATAACGCGCAGGAGGGGACGGTGCACCTGGATCTGGCGCAGCTTGGCCTCGCCGGCTCCGTCGGTTTCGACGTGCACGACCAGATCACCGGGGCGTCGTACACTTGGGGTGAGCACAACTACGTCCGGCTGGAGCCTTGGCGGGACGTGGCCCATATCTTTGTTCTTCCTGAAGTACCGTCCCAGCGTCGGGAAAAGCTTGCTTGGCGTGAGGTTTCTGAGTATCACGACTAG